The DNA window AGGAAAATCTCAGGGAAATATTCACTTTGTAGGTCAAAGTATCGCTCAGAGCACTCAGTGTGGAAACAGATGCCCTGGACTCTTGCATCAGCTGCTCTGACTGCCTTTGGAAATAGACCAGAAACATCCAAATTAAAGAGTCctgcttttttttaaggagccAAGATAGCACAGACAAATCATTCCTGTGAAAAAGAGAATTACTAAAAAAAATGGCATGATACAAATTTGCATAAAGGATCCCCATGCAAACAGGAGCAAAAAGCTCCTGAAGCTTTCTCTGAAGACCCTATGGGCTGAGAAAACCATTCTTAGaaaaccattattaaaaagtGTTTGTGGGGCATTTGAGGGGTGTGATGTGTAGGTGTCTGCTCACAAGCTTGAAATACAACAAATATGGGAAAGCAATCATTCTAGttcattcaacaacaacaacaacaacaaaaaatccaggTAATTTTGACAAGAGAATGATGCTGGAAATAAAGGTATTTGATTGATTAGATTTGCAATGTATTTTGTGGGTGAGTATGACCTCTGGTGTTAAACTAGAGAAATTCCAGCACTTCTCTATTTTAATGGCAGAATGAGAAGCAAACGTAATTTTTCAAAAGCTTATCACTGCAGATTGCAAGCCCTTATATTATGACCCTTCGTTCAAACTTTcttcattccctccctctccccttctctcatCTCTCTTACAAATATAATTGAATATTTATTGTGTGCAAAGTACTATCCACGTGGGAGAATATTGTCTTTGTTGTTCTAACTGCTTAACTTTGTGTGTTACGTCTATAAACCTATAtgggaggaaaaagcaaaatcacAGTATACTATATTTAAAGTTTACATATAAGCTTAAatccatttgttaattttatagAGAGAATTGAGGAAAATAAGAACTTAAATGTGCTCCTGTCTTAACACAATTGTGTAAAGTGCCCCAAACAATAAGTTATGAGAATTCagactaaaaacaaaaagttgcTGGGGCATCATACTAATAGAGGATTATCATACTTTCCAAATACAGACATTTATTagcaagatgatttttttttgagtgtaTGTGATCAGATGATTCTTTAAAACAGAAAGATGATAAATATCAGACTAActtgctctcctctctctccaatCATAGTGGGTTTCACATTACTACGTTATTTCATGAGCTTTTCCAAAATACTGGCTTAATGGAACTATAGCAATCTGAATCTTAGTATTCCGACTGTTCCTCCTGCTGTAGGCCAAATCTCTTTCTTACCATGTTGCTCTTTGTGGGCAGTGGGAAGGCCATCATTGCCATAAATCTCAGCGAACACTCCTTGTATCTACATGACTAGTGGTATCGCATCTAACCCTGTACTAAGGCGTAGATATATACACGGCAAAagatataatctttttttttcctgttatttgtttATGGGACCTCTCTGAAGACTTGAATTTCCTATTTGAGAAAGTCAGTTTGACAATAGAAGATGAAgccataactttttaaaatgacattttgacTACTTTAGAACCTTCTATCTAATTTCATGCTGGGAACAATTACTGTGACATTTGGGGAGAAGATCCATGTAATCCTTCATCTAAATTTACAAAAGACTTGAAAGTATTAATTTACCATAATAACATTTCTTTGATATATTTAGATTTGGAAGGATGAATCAAACTTTTTCACTTTTCAGCTGCAGTGTAGAAACTAGAAGAAGGCTATATAAtttattaagtgaaaataaatgtgcTTGATTTTgtgcttgacttttttttcctcaccaggaaggtgaaaaacattttttttggaagCTTTCACTGTAATTTGAAATTACTCATTAGaattgtttttaggagttcctgtcatggctcagtgattaacgaatccgactaggaactatgaggttgccggttcaatccctgcccttgctcagtgggttaaggatctggcgttgctgtgagctgtgctgtaggttgcagacgtaactcagatctggcgtggctgtggcgaaggccggcagccatggctgtgattagacccctagcctgggagcctccatagggtgtggccctagaaaagacaaaaaaaaaaaagtttttaatagtCGTGCTCATCACACAATTCATGCAGATCCATTTAGTAACCGAAAGATTCTCTGAGCTTCATAATTCTAAACAAGTTTTAAGGAATTGCCAAAAATCATAATagagtataaaaataatatgctaTCGCCAATTTTTAGCCAAATTCTATTCTGGACCAAGACTacagagaaatgcaagttctgTGGGACTAAAAGCaaccttctccctttttttcttttggatttgtttacttgcatgcacacacaaaaaaattaaattgttaaacCCATGTCCAAAGAATATCCTAAAATGAATTATTCACTCCATGGCgttgaaaacacacacactctcttagGAGCAGGTACCTGGGTAAGCAACTTTAGGGCAGGTGCCGAGTAGAATATCAAGAAATTGGATCCAACTGAGAATTCCAATTACCTAATGAAGGTGATCCTCTTTCACTTGAATTTCTTGTTCTATCTAATTCGTTCTAATTTCTATCATAAAAATCATGCTTTaaaatcacaatttaaaatggcaacaaatattCACCTAGcctatttctttcattctcttttcggGAGACGGGAATCTCAATTTGCAAATAAATACAAACGAGGAAGATTTAAGATGGGGCACTAACAAAGAACCCTCTACAGCATCGTCTACCGCTTTGTGTTAGTATATCGCTTAAAAGAAGGACACATTACAGGAAATTTGTGATAATAAAACATAATCTTTATTGGTCTATTCACAAATAAATAACTGTTATACCTAACTCTAGCAAAACTCCAGCACTGTCCCCAGGCAGCTATTATTCAGCCCAAGTTGTCGTTATTAATAATTTCCCAGCCAAGCTACGACTGCCGGTGTGAAACTGCCGGTGTAAATCAGCCGGCGCCAGGCCCCTCTCcatccgccgccgccgccgctgcagtCAGGGCTTGGCAGAGTAGAGGCTCGGTGTTTGCGCATCATTGATCCGCCTTTGCTTTGTGTctgtgctgcaggtggggaggaggaagaggaactgAAGACGAGGTGGTGGCCGGCGGTCGGGGAGCAGCCTCCAGACCCTCGAGCAAGCCTCCTCTCCAAGGCAGGAAAAGCCCGAGAATCTACCCACTGGAGCGGCCAGAGGGCCTGAGCTCCAAAGCCCCGGACCCGGCGGCCGGGGGCGCCAGCCCCTCATGTTCCGCAGAAGGAGCAAACGTGAGCGGGCGGTAGCGGGGAAAGCCCTCCGCCCCCGCCAGGGGGACCCGGGAAGCCCGCGCCGGCTCCTCCCGCTGATGGAGGGGGATCCCCTCCTCCGGCCCCGCCCCCATCCTCCCCCGGCCCGGGCGCAGAGGCGGTTAACCCTACCCACGCCACAGTGTACTCCGCACTCCGGCAAAAGCGCGGCGCAGCCATTCCCAGTTACCCGGCGCCAGAGCCCAGCGGCCGGGAAAGATCCGAGAGCAGGACCCGCTCTCATCTCGCCGGAGCCAAACCTGGGCTCAGGCCCCGAAATTCTCACCAAGCCCTGCTGCACCAAGCCCTGCTAGTCGCCAAACTTTTTCTCTCCAAAGCGGGTGTCCCCGCAATTATTTGGCGGGCAGCCGGCAGCCTACTCTCTGCAAGATGATTAGGGAGAAGTAGGCGTGGGGCGAGGGGGCTGCTGTTCTGCAGTTCTAAGGGGCGTGCACGCGGGCGGAGGAGTAGCCCCGGTACCGCACTGTTCCCTCGCCTGACCCCTGGCTGGGGTGGCCCAAAGTGCTGCAGTGCTCAGCGCAGGTGATCTAGACTGCGTGTCCGACACTAGTTCGGGGGGAGCGGCACAGGAGAGAGGGGCTCCCCTTTCTCCACCTCCTGCAGACCCGCTGTACTGTCCGgcagctcccagcccctggtGGTGCTTACGGGGCGCTCCCAATCAGCAGGTGGAGCCCAGGTCCTCACCCTGTCCTGGCCTCTCTTTTCATCCTGCAgattcccccctccccatctctctttcACACTCATTCCCCAAAAACGCGCGCGCCGCAAACTCTGTCTCGGTCCCCGCAGGTGATGTCATGCCCATTGTTTTGGTGCGCCCAACCAATCGGACTCGCCGCCTGGATTCTACCGGAGCCGGCATGGGCCCTTCCTCGCACCAGCAGCAGGAGTCCCCGCTCCCGACCATAACGCATTGCGCAGGGTGCACCACCGCCTGGTCTCCCTGCAGCTTTAACAGCCCTGACATGGAAACCCCATTGCAGTTCCAGCGCGGCTTTTTCTCAGAGcagccgccaccgccgccgcgcTCCTCACACCTGCATTGCCAGCAGCAGCAACAGAGCCAGGACAAGCCGTGCCCGCCCTTCGCGCCCCTCCCGCACCCTCACCACCACCCGCACCTCGCGCACCAGCAGCCgggcagcggcggcagcagcCCATGCCTCCGGTGCAACAGCTGCGCCTCCTCCGGTGCCccagtggcgggggcgggggcgggggataACCTGTCCCTGCTGCTCCGCACCTCCTCGCCCGGCGGCGCCTTCCGGACCCGCACCTCCTCGCCACTGTCGGGCTCGtcgtgctgctgctgctgctcgtCGCGCCGGGGCAGCCAGCTCAATGTGAGCGAGCTGACGCCGTCCAGCCATGCCAGTGCGCTCCGGCAACAGTACGCGCAGCAGCCGGCGTCCGCCTCCCAGTACCACCAgtgccacagcctgcagcccgCCGCCAGCCCCACGGGCAGCCTTGGCAGCCTGGGCTCCGGGCCCGCGCTCtcgcaccaccaccaccaccctcactCGGCGCActaccagcaccaccagccccaggCGCGCCGCGAGAGCAACCCCTTCACCGAAATAGCCATGAGCAGTTGCAGGTACAACGGGGGCGTCATGCGGCCGCTCAGCAACTTGAGCGCGTCCCGACGGAACCTGCATGAGATGGACTCCGAGGCACAGCCCCTACAGCCCCCGACGTCTGTCGGAGGAGGTGGCGGCGCGTCCTCCCCGTCTGCTGCCGCGGCCGCCGCTTCGTCCTCAGCCCCGGAGATCGTGGTATCTAAGCCGGAGCACAACAACTCCAATAACCTGGCGCTCTACGGAGCCGGCGGCGGAGGCAGCActggaggaggcggcggcggcggcggcagcgggcaTGGCAGCAGCAGTGGCACCAAGTCCAGCAAAAAGAAGAACCAGAATATCGGCTACAAACTGGGCCACCGGCGCGCCTTGTTTGAGAAGCGCAAGAGGCTCAGCGACTACGCGCTTATCTTCGGCATGTTCGGCATCGTGGTCATGGTTATCGAGACCGAGCTGTCGTGGGGCGCCTATGACAAGGTAGGTACTCAAACCCGGCCCACCCTTCCCGGAACACAGAGCTAGATACCAAGTGATTGGAATGGGCACTGGTAGCAACTCTCTGCCTGCCAGTCCCAAGCCTTCCCCGGACCATCAGAGGTGCCCGCCGGGACGGCAAGCGCGGCTCAGACGCGCACCCCTAACCCGCAGGGCAACTCTACAGAGAAAGCCTTTCCACGCGCAGCCAAAGTTCTGGAGGCATTGAATGCCTGGCGCGTCTGGGCATGTTAAATAAGTGGTTTCAGGAGTCGGTGGAGAAAATATGCCATATTCCTCTCCTGATATTGGTGTTGTAGGAGACCCCCTTCAAAGCTAAGCACTTAAACTCAGGAATAACTTCAGGGGGTTTTGAGCGCTTTGGTCTGTATTGCCCTGGATCCTGCTGCTTGGCCTTCCccactttcctctcctctctcttccctttgtgGCCAAGTGATCCGATAGAT is part of the Sus scrofa isolate TJ Tabasco breed Duroc chromosome 2, Sscrofa11.1, whole genome shotgun sequence genome and encodes:
- the KCNN2 gene encoding small conductance calcium-activated potassium channel protein 2 isoform X2, with amino-acid sequence MFRRRSKRDVMPIVLVRPTNRTRRLDSTGAGMGPSSHQQQESPLPTITHCAGCTTAWSPCSFNSPDMETPLQFQRGFFSEQPPPPPRSSHLHCQQQQQSQDKPCPPFAPLPHPHHHPHLAHQQPGSGGSSPCLRCNSCASSGAPVAGAGAGDNLSLLLRTSSPGGAFRTRTSSPLSGSSCCCCCSSRRGSQLNVSELTPSSHASALRQQYAQQPASASQYHQCHSLQPAASPTGSLGSLGSGPALSHHHHHPHSAHYQHHQPQARRESNPFTEIAMSSCRYNGGVMRPLSNLSASRRNLHEMDSEAQPLQPPTSVGGGGGASSPSAAAAAASSSAPEIVVSKPEHNNSNNLALYGAGGGGSTGGGGGGGGSGHGSSSGTKSSKKKNQNIGYKLGHRRALFEKRKRLSDYALIFGMFGIVVMVIETELSWGAYDKASLYSLALKCLISLSTIILLGLIIVYHAREIQLFMVDNGADDWRIAMTYERIFFICLEILVCAIHPIPGNYTFTWTARLAFSYAPSTTTADVDIILSIPMFLRLYLIARVMLLHSKLFTDASSRSIGALNKINFNTRFVMKTLMTICPGTVLLVFSISLWIIAAWTVRACERYHDQQDVTSNFLGAMWLISITFLSIGYGDMVPNTYCGKGVCLLTGIMGAGCTALVVAVVARKLELTKAEKHVHNFMMDTQLTKRVKNAAANVLRETWLIYKNTKLVKKIDHAKVRKHQRKFLQAIHQLRSVKMEQRKLNDQANTLVDLAKTQNIMYDMISDLNERSEDFEKRIVTLETKLETLIGSIHALPGLISQTIRQQQRDFLEAQMENYDKHVPYDAERSRSSSRRRRSSSTAPPTSSESS
- the KCNN2 gene encoding small conductance calcium-activated potassium channel protein 2 isoform X1 yields the protein MFRRRSKRDVMPIVLVRPTNRTRRLDSTGAGMGPSSHQQQESPLPTITHCAGCTTAWSPCSFNSPDMETPLQFQRGFFSEQPPPPPRSSHLHCQQQQQSQDKPCPPFAPLPHPHHHPHLAHQQPGSGGSSPCLRCNSCASSGAPVAGAGAGDNLSLLLRTSSPGGAFRTRTSSPLSGSSCCCCCSSRRGSQLNVSELTPSSHASALRQQYAQQPASASQYHQCHSLQPAASPTGSLGSLGSGPALSHHHHHPHSAHYQHHQPQARRESNPFTEIAMSSCRYNGGVMRPLSNLSASRRNLHEMDSEAQPLQPPTSVGGGGGASSPSAAAAAASSSAPEIVVSKPEHNNSNNLALYGAGGGGSTGGGGGGGGSGHGSSSGTKSSKKKNQNIGYKLGHRRALFEKRKRLSDYALIFGMFGIVVMVIETELSWGAYDKASLYSLALKCLISLSTIILLGLIIVYHAREIQLFMVDNGADDWRIAMTYERIFFICLEILVCAIHPIPGNYTFTWTARLAFSYAPSTTTADVDIILSIPMFLRLYLIARVMLLHSKLFTDASSRSIGALNKINFNTRFVMKTLMTICPGTVLLVFSISLWIIAAWTVRACERYHDQQDVTSNFLGAMWLISITFLSIGYGDMVPNTYCGKGVCLLTGIMGAGCTALVVAVVARKLELTKAEKHVHNFMMDTQLTKRVKNAAANVLRETWLIYKNTKLVKKIDHAKVRKHQRKFLQAIHQARKLRSVKMEQRKLNDQANTLVDLAKTQNIMYDMISDLNERSEDFEKRIVTLETKLETLIGSIHALPGLISQTIRQQQRDFLEAQMENYDKHVPYDAERSRSSSRRRRSSSTAPPTSSESS
- the KCNN2 gene encoding small conductance calcium-activated potassium channel protein 2 isoform X3, giving the protein MPIVLVRPTNRTRRLDSTGAGMGPSSHQQQESPLPTITHCAGCTTAWSPCSFNSPDMETPLQFQRGFFSEQPPPPPRSSHLHCQQQQQSQDKPCPPFAPLPHPHHHPHLAHQQPGSGGSSPCLRCNSCASSGAPVAGAGAGDNLSLLLRTSSPGGAFRTRTSSPLSGSSCCCCCSSRRGSQLNVSELTPSSHASALRQQYAQQPASASQYHQCHSLQPAASPTGSLGSLGSGPALSHHHHHPHSAHYQHHQPQARRESNPFTEIAMSSCRYNGGVMRPLSNLSASRRNLHEMDSEAQPLQPPTSVGGGGGASSPSAAAAAASSSAPEIVVSKPEHNNSNNLALYGAGGGGSTGGGGGGGGSGHGSSSGTKSSKKKNQNIGYKLGHRRALFEKRKRLSDYALIFGMFGIVVMVIETELSWGAYDKASLYSLALKCLISLSTIILLGLIIVYHAREIQLFMVDNGADDWRIAMTYERIFFICLEILVCAIHPIPGNYTFTWTARLAFSYAPSTTTADVDIILSIPMFLRLYLIARVMLLHSKLFTDASSRSIGALNKINFNTRFVMKTLMTICPGTVLLVFSISLWIIAAWTVRACERYHDQQDVTSNFLGAMWLISITFLSIGYGDMVPNTYCGKGVCLLTGIMGAGCTALVVAVVARKLELTKAEKHVHNFMMDTQLTKRVKNAAANVLRETWLIYKNTKLVKKIDHAKVRKHQRKFLQAIHQARKLRSVKMEQRKLNDQANTLVDLAKTQNIMYDMISDLNERSEDFEKRIVTLETKLETLIGSIHALPGLISQTIRQQQRDFLEAQMENYDKHVPYDAERSRSSSRRRRSSSTAPPTSSESS